The genomic region ATGCGCTCAATCTCTTTTCAATTGCGATGATGAGGAAATTTTAGGTGAAGAATTCTTCGGATGCCTTGTGGTTGAAGGCATAGTTTGCGAGATGGACACTGAAATTATTCCGGGAGTTGGAGAAACGGCTACACAGGGAATTTGTGTAGTCCAAACACAAGTGGAAGTTATCCGCAAAAACCAAGAAAAACTTGTGGCAGAAATGCGGGTGGTGGAAACAGAATGGGAAGGAGAAACAGCCTATCTCGTTTCCCTGCGCGACATTAGCGATCGCAGAAAGACAGAAGAGATGCTGAGGCTGTACAGTCGAGCTATGGAAGCGGCTGGTTCCGGCATCCTGATTATTGATGCAACCAAACCGGACAATCCGATCGTTCACTGCAATCCTGCCTTTGAAACGATGACAGGCTATTCGCGGGATGAAGTGCTTGGGCGTAACTGTCGATTTTTACAGGGTGACGATACGGAAGAAGCTGCTGCGGAGAAAATTCGTCAAGCGTTGAGTAGTGAAAGGGAATGTCGGGTTGTTATCAAGAACTATCGGAAGGATGGCAGCGTTTTTTGGAACGATTTGGCAATTTCCCCCGTGCGTTCTAGCACTGGGAAATTGACTCATTTCATCGGAGTGCAAACCGACATTACCGAACGCAAACTGGTGGAAGAAGCACTGCGAAACAGCGAAGAATTATATCGCACTCTTGCTCGTAATTTACCCAATGGCGCGGTGTTTTTGTTCGATCGAGACTTACGCTACACCCTTGTTGAAGGTACAGATTTAGGAGCAGGAGAAATTTCTAAAGAGTTATTGGAAGGTCAGATAATTTGGGAGAGTTTATCGCCTGAGTTCTGTGAAATAATAGAGCCAATGTATCGGGGCGCATTAGCAGGAACAACAACTGTCTGCGAATTGCCTTGGGGCGACTATATCTACGATACTCACGTTTTGCCGCTAAGAAACGATCGGGACGAAATTTTTGCTGGCATGGTAATGACTCAGAACATTACCGAACGCAAGCAGGCGGAGGAAGCATTGCGGCGATCGGAAACTCGATCTAGAGAGCAAGCAACTAGGCTGGAAGAAACTTTAAACGAATTGCAACGCACCCACACTCAACTCGTCCATAGTGAAAAAATGTCCAGTTTGGGATTACTGGTAGCAGGGGTGGCTCACGAAATTAATAACCCGGTAAACTTTATCAGCGGGAATCTCAATTATGTCAATCAATACACTCAAGAATTGTTAGAATTGCTACAACTATTCCACCAACACTATCCTAACCCAGGAGCGCAGATTCAAGAGAAAATGGACGCCATTGAACTCGATTTTCTGGTTGAGGATTTACCCAAAATACTGTCTTCAATGAAACTGGGTGTTGAGCGCATTTGTCAGATTGTCCTGTCGCTACGGAACTTCTCGCGCCTTGACGAAGCAGAGATGAAACCTGTTAACATACACGAAGGTATTGATAGCACGCTGCTGATTTTGCAAAATCGCCTCAAATTTAAGGCGGGAGAGCCTAATATTGAAGTTGTCAAAAAATACGGCGATCTTCCTCAAGTGGAGTGTTATCCAGGGCCGATGAACCAAGTATTCATGAATATTCTCAGCAATGCGATCGATGCTATGGATGATTACCACAAAGAGTGTTCATCCCAAGAGATGCAAAAGAATGTTAGTAAGATTAGCATTCACACCGAAGTAATAGATAGGGATTACGCGGTCATCAAGATTTCTGACAACGGACCTGGTATAAGATCTGAAGTGAAGCAAAGAATATTTGACCCATTCTTTACAACAAAACAAGTGGGTAAAGGTACAGGACTGGGTTTGTCAATTAGTTATCAAATTATTGTGGAAAGACACGGCGGTAAATTGGAGTGTAATTCCGAAGAAAAACAGGGGACGGAGTTCGTGATTAAGATTCCAATTCGACAGCAAAATCAGAACACCGCAACGCCAGCAAAAAAATAAAATTGTATTACAATGCAGCGCCTTGGCAACTTAAAAATATCGCTCAGATCGAAGGGTGCGATCGGATAAAATCAGATCTGGGCTACAGCCAAGATCGCTTTTTGCTGGCGATGGAATTTCCACAGCGTCCTAGTAATTATAAAAGCAAATGCGTTTTATAATTTAGAAGTTGGCTATAATCAATCTTGTCAGCAGTTGAAAGGTTGTTTGGAGCCAAATCGTAACATATATGTTAAAATTTGCCAAGACTTGCTAATACTTTAAGTAACTTGTTTGAATACCGAGCCGAAAAACTACAAATGAGTGACAACGCTACTATTACTGAGAACCCTTTGCTAATTGGCAAAGGATTGCCCCCGTTTGAAGCCATTAAGCCAGAGTATGTGGTGCCTGCTTTTGAACACCTGCTGGCTAAACTAGACGCCGATCTGGACAGCTTGTCAGCTCAGTTAGAGCCGACTTGGAGCGGTTTGGTAGAGCCACTAGATCGCCTGAAAGATCCCCTAAACTGGAGTTGGGGCGCGGTGAGCCATTTGATGGGCGTCAAGAATAGCCCCGAACTGCGCCTAGCCCACGAAACTGTGCAGCCAAAACTGGTGCAGTTTTACAACAAGCTCAGCCAAAGCAAACCTATCTACGACGCTTTTAAGGCATTGCGTGAGAGCGATCGCTGGGATACTCTAGAACCAGCACAACAGCGCATTGTGGAAGCAGCCATCAAAGACGCAGAACTTTCTGGCGTCGGTTTGTCAGGCGAACAGAAAGAGCGTTTCAATGCCATTCAACTGGAACTGGCAGAACTTTCCACCAAATTTTCCAACCACGTACTCGACGCCACCAAAGCCTTTAGCCTTACCCTGACAAGCTTTGAGGAAGTTGACGGATTACCCCCAAGCTTACTGAGTTTAGCAGCACAATCGGCGCGTGCTGCGGGTGAAGAAAACGCCACCCCTGAGAATGGCCCTTGGCGGATCACCTTAGATTTCCCCAGTTATGGCCCTTTCATGCAGCATAGCACCCGTCGAGATTTGCGCGAAAAGCTGTATAAAGCTTTCATCAGCCGCGCTTCTAGTGGGGAATTGGATAACAAACCGTCGATCGATCGCATCTTACAATTACGTAAGGAAAAAGCAGCGCTGCTCGGCTTTAACAGTTACGCTGAATTAAGCTTAGCCCGCAAAATGGCTCCTTCTGTTGAAGCAGTAGAAGGTTTGCTAGAAGAACTGCGCCGCGTTAGTTACGATGCTGCTGTAAAAGATTTGGAAGAATTGAAAGCATTTGCTGCTGCTAAAGGTGTTGAAGAAAGTAGCGATTTGAAGCACTGGGATGTTAGCTTTTGGTCAGAACGCCAACGGGAAGAAAAATTTGCCTTCAATGCAGAAGAATTGCGCCCTTACTTCCCCTTACCCCAAGTTTTAGATGGGTTGTTCTCATTAGCAAAAAGGTTGTTTGGCGTCACTATCACCGCAGCCGATGGTACTGCACCAGTGTGGCATGAAGATGTGCGTTATTTTCAAATTGCTGATGAAACTGGTACACCAATAGCTTACTTCTATTTAGATCCTTTCAGTCGTCCAGCCGAAAAACGCGGCGGTGCTTGGATGGATGAGTGCATAGTCCGCGCCAAAATCATCGAAAATGGCACATCAACTACTCGCTTACCAGTAGCATATTTGGTGTGCAACCAAACTCCTCCGATAGATGATAAGCCTAGCCTAATGACTTTTGGCGAAGTGGAAACATTGTTCCACGAATTCGGTCACGGCTTGCAACATATGCTGACCAAAGTGGATTATCCGGGAGCATCAGGCATCAATAATATAGAGTGGGATGCTGTCGAATTGCCCAGCCAGTTTATGGAAAACTGGTGCTATCACCAGGAAACACTGTTCGGCATGGCGAAGCATTACGAAACTGGTGAAACGCTGCCAGAACATTATTATCAAAAGCTATTGGCTGCACGCAATTACATGAGTGGCAGTGTAACGTTGCGGCAAGTTCACTTTAGCAGCCTTGACATAGAATTGCACCATCGCTATCAACCTGGTGGCGATGAAACTCCCGCTGATGTACGTAACCGCCTTGCCAAAACCACTACTATTTTGCCACCTTTGCCAGAAGACGCTTTCTTATGTGCGTTTGGGCATATCTTTGCTGGCGGTTATGCAGCTGGTTATTACAGCTACAAGTGGGCGGAGGTATTGAGTGCAGATGCTTTTGCTGCTTTTGAAGAAGCAGGTTTGGAGGATGAGAAAGCTTTAACTAATACTGGTTTGCGATTCCGGGATACGGTGTTAGCTTCTGGTGGTAGTTTGCACCCGATGGAAGTGTTTAAAGCTTTCCGAGGAAGGGAACCGAGTGTTGTAGCTTTGCTGAGGCATAACGGTTTGGTTGCTGCTTAATTAGCTATTTGAATAATGCCGTCATACCAAATCCTGGTTCATTACCCCCTTTAATTTTTGGCCTAAACATTGTAGAGACGTTTCATGAAACGTCTCTACAGCCTATAGACATAAAGGGGGTAATCGTTGCGGATTTGGGATCAGATTTAAATCTGCGGCTATACCCCCCTCTTTCCCCCGTTGACGGGAGGATGAAAGGGGGGTTTTCTATGCAGGCTATTTTTTTTAGTAGCCTAACGACTAAAGTCGCGGCTACACAAACAAAGACCGCCTACGCGGTCTAAAATATACAGGAGTTACCGCTGTTATGAGGTACATAAGTAAGGGCGAAGCATTCCGGCAAATAACTTATTGGTTATATGCAGAGGTTAATTACCGGAATGCTTCGCCCCTACACCCCTACTTAAAATGTACTTCATTACAGCGGGAACTGCTTTAAAAACTCTCCTGATTGTGTAGGCTCAGTGAGTGCGATCGCTAATTTTCTGCTAAAATTATCTTAAAAATCAATTCACCCTAGTTTAATATGAATTCCTTAATTTACTCCCATCCCCAAACCGAGAATACCGTCAAAATTGTGGTAACGGAAGTTATCGGAGACAATTTGTGTATAGCCTCAGATGACGGACAGAAAGTTTATGAACTGATTGCAACAGCTTTTAAAGAAGGTAAAAATGTGATTCTTTCGTTTAAAAATGGTGAGGATATCACTCCTGCTTTCTTAAGCGATGCGATCGGTCATTTGTACGCCACGTTTCCCGAAGAGCAAATTCAAACATCACTCAGCGTAATTGATATAGATACTGATGATGCGGACATGATTGATGACGCAATTTATTGGACAAAGCAGTATTTAAAAGACCCGCAGAGATTTGAGGCAGCTGCACGGGAAGCTTTCGG from Argonema galeatum A003/A1 harbors:
- a CDS encoding STAS-like domain-containing protein; the encoded protein is MNSLIYSHPQTENTVKIVVTEVIGDNLCIASDDGQKVYELIATAFKEGKNVILSFKNGEDITPAFLSDAIGHLYATFPEEQIQTSLSVIDIDTDDADMIDDAIYWTKQYLKDPQRFEAAAREAFGDYYE
- a CDS encoding PAS domain S-box protein, which encodes MASKTKSQQSQGYLYKKSIESYLRVYKTYKHREGSTLGQIDYSCSKERSLHDMQIELEKVKRELQASEARFHNAIAKSADGIVIVNQKGIICFVNPCAQSLFNCDDEEILGEEFFGCLVVEGIVCEMDTEIIPGVGETATQGICVVQTQVEVIRKNQEKLVAEMRVVETEWEGETAYLVSLRDISDRRKTEEMLRLYSRAMEAAGSGILIIDATKPDNPIVHCNPAFETMTGYSRDEVLGRNCRFLQGDDTEEAAAEKIRQALSSERECRVVIKNYRKDGSVFWNDLAISPVRSSTGKLTHFIGVQTDITERKLVEEALRNSEELYRTLARNLPNGAVFLFDRDLRYTLVEGTDLGAGEISKELLEGQIIWESLSPEFCEIIEPMYRGALAGTTTVCELPWGDYIYDTHVLPLRNDRDEIFAGMVMTQNITERKQAEEALRRSETRSREQATRLEETLNELQRTHTQLVHSEKMSSLGLLVAGVAHEINNPVNFISGNLNYVNQYTQELLELLQLFHQHYPNPGAQIQEKMDAIELDFLVEDLPKILSSMKLGVERICQIVLSLRNFSRLDEAEMKPVNIHEGIDSTLLILQNRLKFKAGEPNIEVVKKYGDLPQVECYPGPMNQVFMNILSNAIDAMDDYHKECSSQEMQKNVSKISIHTEVIDRDYAVIKISDNGPGIRSEVKQRIFDPFFTTKQVGKGTGLGLSISYQIIVERHGGKLECNSEEKQGTEFVIKIPIRQQNQNTATPAKK
- a CDS encoding M3 family metallopeptidase; this encodes MSDNATITENPLLIGKGLPPFEAIKPEYVVPAFEHLLAKLDADLDSLSAQLEPTWSGLVEPLDRLKDPLNWSWGAVSHLMGVKNSPELRLAHETVQPKLVQFYNKLSQSKPIYDAFKALRESDRWDTLEPAQQRIVEAAIKDAELSGVGLSGEQKERFNAIQLELAELSTKFSNHVLDATKAFSLTLTSFEEVDGLPPSLLSLAAQSARAAGEENATPENGPWRITLDFPSYGPFMQHSTRRDLREKLYKAFISRASSGELDNKPSIDRILQLRKEKAALLGFNSYAELSLARKMAPSVEAVEGLLEELRRVSYDAAVKDLEELKAFAAAKGVEESSDLKHWDVSFWSERQREEKFAFNAEELRPYFPLPQVLDGLFSLAKRLFGVTITAADGTAPVWHEDVRYFQIADETGTPIAYFYLDPFSRPAEKRGGAWMDECIVRAKIIENGTSTTRLPVAYLVCNQTPPIDDKPSLMTFGEVETLFHEFGHGLQHMLTKVDYPGASGINNIEWDAVELPSQFMENWCYHQETLFGMAKHYETGETLPEHYYQKLLAARNYMSGSVTLRQVHFSSLDIELHHRYQPGGDETPADVRNRLAKTTTILPPLPEDAFLCAFGHIFAGGYAAGYYSYKWAEVLSADAFAAFEEAGLEDEKALTNTGLRFRDTVLASGGSLHPMEVFKAFRGREPSVVALLRHNGLVAA